AAGCTATGGCAGCCGACGCTCGAACACTGGCGGTGCGTCAGCTCATAGCGGATGTCGTCCCGCGCCATCGTTGCGTACGTCCGCGACCAGTACGCGCGCAGCGCCTGCGCCTCGTCCGCCGTGATGTCGGCGGTGAAGATCGCGATGACGCTGCCGTCGGGGTGGACACGCTCGGGCAGCGAGTCGAGTACCTGCGCGAGGGTGTAGTCGGCGTGGCCGTCTTGTTCCGGGTCGTCCCACCACGGCCCGGCCGGGGACCCGAGCCCCTGCAAACGCTGCTTGCTCGAAACACGGTTCGGCCCGAAGTCCCAGTACTCCTCATCGATCGCGATGCCCGTGTGGCCCGTGATGCCCAGCGGCACGGCGCTCATCGCGATGACCACCGTGAGGCGGTGCGCCGGCACGTCGGCTTGCCCAGCATCAACGACCTGCGACTGACGCGACGCGCAGCCGAGGCACAGCATCGTGCAGAGCAACACTGCAAAACAGGTGGCGAACGGTTTCATCACGAAGCTCCTTGTTGTTTACGCCTGTATCGCAGCCGTATCCGAGTCCACCGCTTGCTCATCGTCCGGCGCCGGCTTGCGGAAGACAAAGCGTTGGTAGGTGTAGCCCAGCAGCAGCAGCGTGATACCCAGCCCGAGGAAGCTGAACACACGGAGCAGCCCCGAGAGCTGCGCGGTGTCGAGCGCGAAGACCTTGGCGACCGCGAGCAGCATCACGGCGAGCGAGCCGTAACGCAGCGTGTCGAGCCCACTGAGGACGCCCGCGACGAGCAGCCCGAGGCCGAGCACGACCCACGCCAGCGAATACGCGTACCACTCGTCGCCGCTGGGCAATGCCGTCAGCGTGAGTACGCCGTCGGCGCTGAAGCCCTGTCGCACGAGCAGCGACAGCAGGAAGAACCCGACCGCGATCGCGCCGCCGCCCACGGCATGTGCCTCGGCCCGAAGCCCCGCACGGCGCAGCCGACGCGCGAGGACGGCGAGCGCGAGGATCGTCGGGCCGTAGAGATACCACAGCCCATTGGCGATCGGCAGCGCACCGACGCCTTGCCGGGTCCACAGCGGGTTGTCGATGAGCAGTGTGCCCAGCATCGCCGAGCCGATCCCGAGCAGCGCGACGCACAGCCCGGCCCGGCGCAGCAAACTCCGGTCGGTCAGCCAACGCCCCGCCAGCGCGAACAGTGCGCCCAGCGCCATCCACACGAGCCCGTACGTCGCCCACTCGAAGCGCGTGATGTCGAAGGCGTGGAGGTTGTCGAGGTGGAATCCGTTGCGCACCTGCAAGCCGACGCAGGCCGTCGTAAGCGCGATCGCGCCCAGCCGGAGGAACCGGCCGATGGGCCAGGACGCCTCGGGATCGATCGCCCGTGCGTAAAGCCAGCCCAGCACCGCGGGGATGACATACGCAAAGCACAGCCCGAAAACAAGCCAGCGCCCGCCGTCCAGCGCCGTGTCCAGCAGCGGGTTGCCAACCACCAGCATCACGCCCAGCGACACGCCCATCCCCGCCGCCGCGACCGCTCGGCCCGCACGTTTCGCGAAGCCAGACCCGACCACCCGTGCGTAACTAAACAGCACCCACGCAAGCCCGAGCAGCGCCAGCCCATACGTCCCGCGCTCGTAGAACCCGACTCGCGGGTGCCGCAGGTCGGTCCAGTTGTAGCCGTTGCGCACCTGCATCAGCACGAACACGCAGCCCAGCAGCACCGCCCCGCCGCGCAGTGCGAACGCAACGCCCTCTTCATCGCTGCGCTCGAACGAGCACGCGAGCAGGTATACCCCCACCGCCGGCAAGGCATAGAGGTAAAGCATCCCAAACGCGAGCGATCCGCCGCCCGACACTTCGGCGTAAAGCACCGGGTTGCCGAACAGCACGGGCCCCGCGATCGACAGCGCCGCGCCAAACATCCCGGCGCACGCTGCGACAAGCCCGACCGTCACCAGACCGAGCCGACGCGCGAGGTAGCCCGCGCCTAAGCCCACCGCCAACAGCACCACGGCGTACGTCGGCCACTCGTAGAGGAACACCGCCGGGGCCCGGAATGCTTCGGGGTGGAACCCGTGGCGCACGAGCACGACGCAACCGACCGCGAGCGCGCCGAGCGCGAGCCCCTGCAGCGGCCGACTCAACTCGGCTTGGCCCGCGCGGTGCGCGGCGTAGGCCGTGACGCCGTAGGCGAGCGCGGCGAGTGCGTAGACGATCAGCAAGACGTTAAACACGATGGTGCTGCCTGTCTCGATCGTGAACGGCCCGGGCACGACCAGCAACACCGCCGACAGCGCTGCGAGCGCGGCCGACGCATACGTCAACACGATCAGGCGTAGCTGCCAACCCAGCACGGCCGCGAGCGCGCCCAGCAGCGCCCAACCCACGGCGAGCCAAGGGTGGTTCAGCCCCTGCGCAACCGCGAGCGTGCCCAGCACAATCGACGCCAGGCCGAAGGCCGAAGCCGACCAGATATCGTCGCCGCGCTGCGCCCCTGCGTGTGCGCCCGGCCGAAGCACACCGCGCCAGACCAGCGGCCAGGCCGCGAGCGCGTACGCAAGCGCCACGCCCAGCGACCACAGCCACCAGCCCTCACGCAGCCCCGAAAGCTGCCCGATCCCCAGCACCCCGCCCCCGACCACCGCGATCCCCAAAAACGCCGGACCCGCCAACGCCGCCATCAGCGCGAACCCGCGCCGACGCGCCGGCCACCACTGCGCGGCATACCCGCCCACCCCGACCAACAGACCAAACGCCAGCGCCCCGCCGTAGAGAACACGTAAGTCCACCGCCGCGAACGACAGCCACTCGCCCCACCACGCCGACACCCCCGCGCCCAGCACAACGACCGCGCTGAGCCCCGACGCGACCCAGGCGATCGGCATGTACTTCGCGTTCAGCCGCGCGAGCACCAACGCGCCCGCGGTCATCACCCACAGCATCACCAGGTCCTGCGTCGTGTAGCCGTTGCGGATGACGAGCAGCGCCAACATCGCCGCCGCCGAACCCGCCGCGCCCAGCGCGAGCCAGAGCGTCTGGCGGACCTTCGAGGCGTCCTTGCCGGGTTCGCGCTGCTGCGCGAAGGCCGCGTTCAAGACAAAGATGACCGCCGTCGCCATGATGAGTACCGCCGTGAACCCGCGGTCCATCGCGCTGTCGCTGCCGAACACGACATAGCTCAGCGACCAGATGACCCAGCCCAGCATCGTCAGCACGCTGATGCCCATCCACCCGCGCTTGCGTGTCACCGCCAACACGCCGAGCTCGAGTGCGAGCAGGTACACCACCATCGCCGGCCGACCCGGCGTCTCCGCGCCCAGCAGCGGCGGCAATGCAAACCCGCCGACCAGGCCCAGCAGCGCCACGAGCGGCCCGAACCGCAGCGACAGCACCACCGCACTCGCGGTCACCAGAACGAGCAGCGTGTAGCCCAGGGCAGGCGGGAGCAGGCCGTACATGTTTTGCCCGGCGTAGATCGTGCCGAACAACACCGCGACCCCCGCCGCGCATAGCGCCTCGGCGATGCCCGCCGACCTGCGGCGCAGCCCGAACGCGCCGCCGACCATGACGCAGCCAAAGACGCCCGCGAGGATCACGCGCGCCGCGTCGCTGATCGTATAGTTGTCGATGCCGTACTTCAGCAGAAACGCGCCGGTCAGCACCAGCGCGATCGCGCCGAGCCAGACGAACACCTTGCCGCCCAGGAGCTGCTCGAAGCTGAGGCCCGAGAGGCCACTGCGGGCGGGTGGTTCGCTCGCACCCACCGTAGGGCCAACATTGCTTTTCGTCGGGCGGGCATCATGTTTCGTGGGGCAGACATTCTTGTCTGCCACCGGCCCCAGGCCGGCCGTGTCAGAGCAAGCGGCGTGAGCGCCTGTCACCGGCTGAAGTTCTTCCAGCGGCTCGTCGCTGCCTTGCGCCGCTTGCGGACTACCCGCATCGCCAGCACCCTTCGGCTGCGCCGATCGGCCGACAGGAATGTCTGCCCCACGATCGGAAACTTCTTCCCCCTTTTCGTTCGTCGCGACATGCGCATCCGCCGCCTGCGCCTTTTCCTTCGCCCGGCGGAACGCCGCGAGCGACGCGTTGAGCTCGGCGGGCTTGATCAGTTCTTCACCGTCCCAAGGCACATCGCTTGCTTCCACCTGACCGGCCGACGACCCGGACTCGGGCTGACTGGCTTGCGGTGTCGCGGGCCCCGCGCTGGGCCGTGCTGCGGCCGCCGCCTCCTCCAGCCGACCCAGCCGGCCCGACAGCACATCCAGGTGTCGCAGGTGCTGGCGTTCGAGCGTGGTCATCCGCCCCTGCGTCGCCGACAGCCGCCCCGCCAGCGAGAACGAAAACACGCCCAGCGCGACCACCGCCGCGAGCAAGAGCAGCACGAACAAGATGGACACCACAAGGATTTCAGACATGCCACACTCCTAAGTAAGTTAGTACTTACATATCAGTCTAAAAAACAATCCGTGCCGACTCCCGCTTCCTTTTAGCAACATACGATCCCTGCCGCGGGTGACGCGACGCAAACCGGCTACCCGCCCCGCCCGCCTTCGAGCAGGCACCGCCCCGCCTGCGCAACCAGCTGCTTGCGCTTGGCGGCGCTCATAAGCCCGGTCTCCCGACCGATGTCTGCGGCGGTCGCGACCCCCAACACCGCCCACGCCGCAACCGCCCCCGGGAGAACATCCTCGGCATCGGGCGACCCCTCGGCCGCGCGGTGGCCGTCGATCTGCGACTCGATCACGCCCGAAAAATTCCGATACATCCGGCGAAGCGCCGCGCGTACATCCGGGTCGTCCGTCTCACTCAACGCCGCGAACGTAATGCGGTAAAAACCCGACTCGCCCCGGTGCGCCGCGTCATACGCCAGCAGCCGCTCGGCCGCGCTCGGGCCCGCAGGCTCGTCCTCGGCCGCGTCGATCATCCCCTGCCAACGCTCAATCGTCGCATCAAACAGGTAGTCGATCGACGCGACAAACATCGCCTTCTTGTCCGCCCACAGACGGTACAGGATGTTCTCCTGCACCCCGCACCGCGCAGCCAGCGCCTTGGTCGTCGCCTTGCGGTAGCCCAGCTCGCTGAACGCCGACGCCACGATCGGCAGCAGCTCGGCGCGTTTTTCGTTCGATCGATTCGGTCGGGCCATGGGGTTCACCGGGGGTGGATCTCAGTTTCGTATGTGTAAGCATACATAACGGGTATCGGCAAGTCAAGGGGGACAGCTTGAGGGGGAGGGATCGGGTCGCGGGTGCCGGGGCTGGGGCCGGACCCTGGCACCGGCTCCAATCGCGTGGTGAAAATCACGGCTACCCAGCCGCCTATCCCCCAGCCCGCTACAGTTTGCGGGCAAAGACTATGCCCCCCAGACCCGAAACCCAAGACCCGAAACCCAGACCCGCCCGATGCCCATCCGCTTCGCACTCCCCCGACTCACCGCCGGCCGCAACGGCATGACCGCGACCCGCGACCGCTGGGCCGAACTGCTCCGTGACACAAGCCATGCTGTCGCGCCCCCGGGACAGGCCGATACGCCCAGCGCTTTCCAGCCCGGCGACACGGCCGTCGTCCTCAACGGCTACAAGTCACGCGACACCATCCACGCCCTCCGCGCGGAACACGGCGACGCGATCACCCTCGTCGTCTGCATGACCGGCACGGACCTCTACCGCGACCTGCCCGCGCACCCCGGGTGCTATAGCACGCTCGACTTGGCCGATGCGCTCGTGCTGCTCCACCCCGGGGCAGAGCAAGCCCTGCCCGAGCGCTTCCACGGCAAGGCGACGGTCATCGTGCAGTCGGCTGAGGTTGCTGCGCATGATGTACCGCACGACCCCCACCACTTCGACCTCTGCGTGTTGGGCCACCTGCGTGATGTGAAAGACCCGATGCGCGCGGCAGAGGCGTCGCGCCTCATGCCCGCAAGCTCACGCCTGCGCATCCTGCACGCGGGCAAAGCACTCACGCCCGAGTACGAAACACTCGCCCGGCGCGAGATGGCGGAGAACCCGCGATACCGCTGGCTGGGCGAGCAGGACCGCGCGGGCACCGAGCGCACACTCTTGCAGAGCCGGGGCATGGTGCTGTCGTCGAAGCTCGAAGGCGGCGCGAACGTCATCGGCGAAGCCGTCGTCGCGGGCCGACCGGTGCTGAGTTCGCGTACGGCTTGTGCCGTCGGGCTGCTGGGCGGGGACTACCCGGGGCTGTTCGACATCGGCGACACCCGCGTGCTAACAGCGCTGATGCACCGGCTCGAGGTCGACGACACGTTCCGCGACGACCTCGCCACGCGATGCGATGCGCTGCGACCGCTGTTCGATCCCGCGACCGAACGCGCGGCGCTCCAGGCGTTTTTCGATGCGCTCTAGGCCCGGGTGCCACACAACTGCCCTGCTCTGAGGGCTGCTGTGTGCGGCGGCGAACTCGTTGCTTCAAACGCACACAGCAGCCCTGCGGACAGGGCAGTTGTGTGGCACCCTACAGCTAGCAATCGTCCCCTACACCCCGATATCCTCGTTCCACAAGTCCGGCTTCTGGGCGATGAACTCCGACATCAACGCCTTGCACCCCGCGTGGTCCCGGTGCACCAGTTCCACCCCGCGCTCCTCAAGCAGGTCCTCGGCCCCCAGAAAATTCTCGTTCTCCCCGATCACGATGCGCGGGATGCGGTACAGCAGCGCCGTGCCGCTGCACATAATGCAGGGGCTCAGCGTCGTCACCAATGTCAGCTTGTGCCAGTCGCGCCGCCGGCCCGCATTGCGCAGGCAGTCGGTCTCGCCGTGCGACGTCGGGTCGCCGTTCTGGACGCGCTTATTGTGACCCAGCGCGACGACCTGCGTCTCCAGCGTCGGCCGCGACGGGTCCACCAGCGCCGCGCCGATCGGCAGCCCGCCCTCGTCATAGCTCTTCTGCGCCTGAGCGAGCGCCGCCTCCAGCCAGTCGTCGAAACGATCCATCACACACTCCTTCATCCGCTGCAATACATATAACCCACGCGTCAACAACCCAAAGTATCCTACGGCCCCCATGCCCGAACTGCTTATCCTCTTCGCCGTCGCGTTCGTGCTGATCTCGCTGCTCGGCTCCGCGGCGCTCCTGCTCACCATCCACCGCCCACGCCGAAAGACCTTCGCCGTCGCACTCGCGCTGGGCAACCCCACCGACCCCAGCGACCTCGATCTCGAAGGCGAAGAGGTCCTTTTCAACCTGCCCGGGCCCGGCAGCGGCTACACCTCGCCGGGCTGGATCATCCAGGGCGAGTTGGCAGACGGCCCGACCGTCCTCATCCTCCACGGCCACCGCGACGCACGCTTCGGCGCACTCACCCGCGCCAGAAAACTCGCACGCTACGCCAGCCACCTCGTCGTCTTCGACTGGCCGGCGCACGGCGAATGCACCGCGCCGTGGATGCAGTTCGGCCAGCGCGAGGTCGGCGATGTCCTGGCGGTCCTCGACGGTTTGCCCGACGAACTCACCCAGGAAAAGCCCGTGCTGTTCGGCTACTCGCTGGGGGCGCAGATCGGTATGAAGACCGCGGCGCTGCACGACCGGTTCGCCGGGCTCATCGCCGACGGTCCCTACCGCCACTGGGACTCGCCCATCCGTACCCGCATGAAATTGATGCGCCTGCCCGCGTGGGTCTTCATCTACCCGACCGCGGTGTTCTATCTCCTGCGCGGCTGGCTGCCGGGGTTCGACCGCCTGCGCTTCGCGGAAAAACTCAAGTGCCCGCTGCTCGTGATCCACGGCACGCTCGACCCGATCTGCCCCTTCGAGGAAGGCAAGGAACTCGCCCAAGGCGCACCCGACGGCACATTCGTCCCCATCGAGGGCGGCGGCCACATCGACCTCGCGGGGCTCGAACCCGAGGTGTACCACGCGGCGCTGTCGGCCTTCTTCGAGCGGCTAAACAGTCAATCCCAGTAAAGCCCGGCCATGGCATGGCCGGGGACCCTCGGATGAATTCCGTGGGCTTCGCTTACAATCCCCCCCATGAACTTCGCCCCCCTTATCGACCACACGATCCTCAAAGCCGAGGCGACGCGCGACGACGTGCTCGCGCTCTGCGACGAAGCCATCACGCACGGCTTCGCCTCCGTCTGTGTCAACGGGTGCTTCATCCCGGACGTCCGCGCCAAGCTCGCCAATTCGCAAGTGAAGACCTGCGGCGTGGCGGGCTTCCCGCTGGGCGCGATGAAGCCGATGGTCAAGGCCATCGAGGCGGTGTCCCTGGTCAAAGACGGCGCAGACGAGGTCGACTTCGTCGCACACCTGCCGCACCTGCTCAATGAAGATGTGAAGTCGGCGAAAGCGGAGTTCGCGGAGCTGGTCAAGGCCGTGCGCAGCGTGCTGCCCAGCGTCGTGGTCAAGGTCATCATCGAGTCGGCGGCGCTGATGAAGGACGTGGATGAAGCGACCTTCGAGCGGCGGATCGTCACGGCCTGCTCGGCCGCGCAGGAGTCGGGCTGCGATTTTGTCAAGACCTCGACCGGCTTCCACCCCGCCGGCGGCGCGAGCGTCGAGGCGGTCACGCTGATGAAGAAGCACGCGGGCCCGATGAAGGTCAAGGCCTCGGGCGGCATCCGCACCGCCGAGGATGCCAAGCGCATGGTCGACGCCGGGGCCGACCGCCTGGGCTGCTCGGCGGGCGTCGCGATCGTGTCGGGCGCTGAGACGGCGGGCTCCGGCTACTAATGGTTATATCTTTTTGACAGGATGGCAGGATTTTTCAGGATCGACAGGATCAGATGCAGATCATGTTCATCCTCCAACATCCTGTCATCCTGTCTAGTTCCCCTTTGCGGCTTTGCGCCTTTGCGTGAGGCAAGAACCATGAACGAAATCAAACTCCAGAACCTCACCATCGGCCCCGCGCGGGCGCTGACGATTATTGCCGGGCCCTGCCAGATCGAGAGCAAGGACCTGTGCGTGCAGGTCGGCGAGGCGGTGCAGCAGAAGTGCGCCGAGCTCGGCCTGCAGTTCATCTTCAAGGCCAGCTTCGACAAGGCCAACCGCTCGTCGATCCATACCGAGCGCGGCCCGGGCGTTGAGGAAGGGCTGCGGACGCTGGAAGATGTGGGTAAACAGCTCGGCGTGCCGGTGACGACGGACGTGCACGAGCCGGGCCAGGCGACGGTCGCAGGCCAGGCGGTGGACCTCTTGCAGGTCCCCGCGTTCCTGTGTCGGCAGACGGACCTGCTGGTCGCGGCGGCGAAGACGGGGCGCGCGGTGAATGTGAAGAAGGGCCAGTTCCTGTCACCGGCAGAGATGAAGAACGTCGTCGGGAAGTTGAGTGAAGCTGGGGCCGAACAAGCCGGCATGATGCTCACAGAGCGCGGCACGTTCTTTGGCTACCACCGCCTGGTCAACGACTTCTGCGGGCTGGAGGACATGATGGAATACGGCTGGCCGGTGTGTTTCGATGTGACGCACTCGACCCAGCAGCCCGGCGCGGAGGGCAATCAGTCCGGCGGCCGACCCGAGCGTGCCCCGCTGCTCGCGCGCTGCGCGATCGCGGCGGGGGTGCAGGCCCTCTTCATCGAGACCCACCCGGACCCGAAGAACGCGGCCTCCGACGGCGCGACGATGCTGCAGCTGGACCGCATGCTCGCACTGCTCGAAGAGCTCGCCCGGCTGCACCAGGCGATGCGCTCCGTCGGCCGGCGCGTCGGGGTGTGAGTTGGGGGATGGGGTGGGTGCCACACAACTGCCCTGCTCGGAGGGCCGCTGTGTACGGGGGTTCAAGGGCCGTTGTTTCATCCGCACACAGCAGGCCTGCGGACAGGCCAGTTGTGTGGCACCCGGCAACCGCCGCGTCATGCGCGGGGGTGACCCACGGAGCAAACCCGTGGGCTTCTTTCTCGGCACCAATCCTCTGTCCCCTCGCTCCTGTCTCCTGACTTCTATCTTCGCCCCCCTTCCTCCTACAATACTCCCATGACCACCGCGACCCCCACCGACATCACCACCGACCCCGGCAAGCGCATCACGCTGCGCGACTGGCGCCGGTGGGCCCGCGACAAGCAGACCTTCGGCATGCTCACGTGCTACGACGCAACCACCGCCCGCTGGCTCTGGCGCGGCGGGGTCCACAGCTTCCTCGTCGGCGACACGGCCGCGCAGATGGTCTTCGGCCACGACTCGACGCTCC
The sequence above is a segment of the Phycisphaeraceae bacterium D3-23 genome. Coding sequences within it:
- the kdsA gene encoding 3-deoxy-8-phosphooctulonate synthase; this translates as MNEIKLQNLTIGPARALTIIAGPCQIESKDLCVQVGEAVQQKCAELGLQFIFKASFDKANRSSIHTERGPGVEEGLRTLEDVGKQLGVPVTTDVHEPGQATVAGQAVDLLQVPAFLCRQTDLLVAAAKTGRAVNVKKGQFLSPAEMKNVVGKLSEAGAEQAGMMLTERGTFFGYHRLVNDFCGLEDMMEYGWPVCFDVTHSTQQPGAEGNQSGGRPERAPLLARCAIAAGVQALFIETHPDPKNAASDGATMLQLDRMLALLEELARLHQAMRSVGRRVGV
- a CDS encoding alpha/beta hydrolase; its protein translation is MPELLILFAVAFVLISLLGSAALLLTIHRPRRKTFAVALALGNPTDPSDLDLEGEEVLFNLPGPGSGYTSPGWIIQGELADGPTVLILHGHRDARFGALTRARKLARYASHLVVFDWPAHGECTAPWMQFGQREVGDVLAVLDGLPDELTQEKPVLFGYSLGAQIGMKTAALHDRFAGLIADGPYRHWDSPIRTRMKLMRLPAWVFIYPTAVFYLLRGWLPGFDRLRFAEKLKCPLLVIHGTLDPICPFEEGKELAQGAPDGTFVPIEGGGHIDLAGLEPEVYHAALSAFFERLNSQSQ
- a CDS encoding TetR/AcrR family transcriptional regulator, coding for MARPNRSNEKRAELLPIVASAFSELGYRKATTKALAARCGVQENILYRLWADKKAMFVASIDYLFDATIERWQGMIDAAEDEPAGPSAAERLLAYDAAHRGESGFYRITFAALSETDDPDVRAALRRMYRNFSGVIESQIDGHRAAEGSPDAEDVLPGAVAAWAVLGVATAADIGRETGLMSAAKRKQLVAQAGRCLLEGGRGG
- a CDS encoding nucleoside deaminase → MDRFDDWLEAALAQAQKSYDEGGLPIGAALVDPSRPTLETQVVALGHNKRVQNGDPTSHGETDCLRNAGRRRDWHKLTLVTTLSPCIMCSGTALLYRIPRIVIGENENFLGAEDLLEERGVELVHRDHAGCKALMSEFIAQKPDLWNEDIGV
- a CDS encoding DUF2339 domain-containing protein, giving the protein MSEILVVSILFVLLLLAAVVALGVFSFSLAGRLSATQGRMTTLERQHLRHLDVLSGRLGRLEEAAAAARPSAGPATPQASQPESGSSAGQVEASDVPWDGEELIKPAELNASLAAFRRAKEKAQAADAHVATNEKGEEVSDRGADIPVGRSAQPKGAGDAGSPQAAQGSDEPLEELQPVTGAHAACSDTAGLGPVADKNVCPTKHDARPTKSNVGPTVGASEPPARSGLSGLSFEQLLGGKVFVWLGAIALVLTGAFLLKYGIDNYTISDAARVILAGVFGCVMVGGAFGLRRRSAGIAEALCAAGVAVLFGTIYAGQNMYGLLPPALGYTLLVLVTASAVVLSLRFGPLVALLGLVGGFALPPLLGAETPGRPAMVVYLLALELGVLAVTRKRGWMGISVLTMLGWVIWSLSYVVFGSDSAMDRGFTAVLIMATAVIFVLNAAFAQQREPGKDASKVRQTLWLALGAAGSAAAMLALLVIRNGYTTQDLVMLWVMTAGALVLARLNAKYMPIAWVASGLSAVVVLGAGVSAWWGEWLSFAAVDLRVLYGGALAFGLLVGVGGYAAQWWPARRRGFALMAALAGPAFLGIAVVGGGVLGIGQLSGLREGWWLWSLGVALAYALAAWPLVWRGVLRPGAHAGAQRGDDIWSASAFGLASIVLGTLAVAQGLNHPWLAVGWALLGALAAVLGWQLRLIVLTYASAALAALSAVLLVVPGPFTIETGSTIVFNVLLIVYALAALAYGVTAYAAHRAGQAELSRPLQGLALGALAVGCVVLVRHGFHPEAFRAPAVFLYEWPTYAVVLLAVGLGAGYLARRLGLVTVGLVAACAGMFGAALSIAGPVLFGNPVLYAEVSGGGSLAFGMLYLYALPAVGVYLLACSFERSDEEGVAFALRGGAVLLGCVFVLMQVRNGYNWTDLRHPRVGFYERGTYGLALLGLAWVLFSYARVVGSGFAKRAGRAVAAAGMGVSLGVMLVVGNPLLDTALDGGRWLVFGLCFAYVIPAVLGWLYARAIDPEASWPIGRFLRLGAIALTTACVGLQVRNGFHLDNLHAFDITRFEWATYGLVWMALGALFALAGRWLTDRSLLRRAGLCVALLGIGSAMLGTLLIDNPLWTRQGVGALPIANGLWYLYGPTILALAVLARRLRRAGLRAEAHAVGGGAIAVGFFLLSLLVRQGFSADGVLTLTALPSGDEWYAYSLAWVVLGLGLLVAGVLSGLDTLRYGSLAVMLLAVAKVFALDTAQLSGLLRVFSFLGLGITLLLLGYTYQRFVFRKPAPDDEQAVDSDTAAIQA
- the deoC gene encoding deoxyribose-phosphate aldolase, translated to MNFAPLIDHTILKAEATRDDVLALCDEAITHGFASVCVNGCFIPDVRAKLANSQVKTCGVAGFPLGAMKPMVKAIEAVSLVKDGADEVDFVAHLPHLLNEDVKSAKAEFAELVKAVRSVLPSVVVKVIIESAALMKDVDEATFERRIVTACSAAQESGCDFVKTSTGFHPAGGASVEAVTLMKKHAGPMKVKASGGIRTAEDAKRMVDAGADRLGCSAGVAIVSGAETAGSGY